A stretch of Crossiella cryophila DNA encodes these proteins:
- a CDS encoding IucA/IucC family protein: MTDRGMTAGDTAAGGVGDRGRAAWRAAGKTLVAKAIAEFCYEELLTPTTGADQQHLDFPAATYTFTATRGAFGAWRVAEDSIRRQDHAAATIADGGPPSVPAEDPLLFLTDARTALGLDGPTLAEALRDLTATWTADAHLLATQPTAAGLAELSYAELESWQQGHPCILLNKGRLGFSAADTRRYAPEHRQHFRLPWLAVHRELAAFAAVPGLSADTLLAEELDPATRQRFAARLEHPADYVWLPVHPFHLENAVRPLFAQQLAEGRIVELGEAPDHYRALASVRTLVNVDHPHKRNVKLALLIRNTLVWRGLPAESAAQAPEVTRWLHLLPHRDPYLAGRMDLLGEVASVAVHHPGFAAVPDAPYRYHELLGAIWREPATGYLAEGERARSLATLLLTGADGRALIAELVERSTADARTWLAAFLRAVLPGLLHALHGNGIAFCPHGENTLVVYGPDELPRRIMLKDFAEDVKLRTEDLPGYADLAEPAKAVLLRWRPDQLAHSILSAMFTGHFRFLTPILDRHLGVGEDEFWGLVRAELLAYRARFPELAAQHEEYGFTAPEFDRVSLNREQLTGGGFHDRAEKDENFDVIHRTVRNPLCANTSAPVVTPPSG; the protein is encoded by the coding sequence ATGACGGATCGCGGCATGACCGCCGGTGACACGGCCGCCGGTGGCGTGGGCGACCGCGGCCGGGCCGCCTGGCGGGCCGCCGGGAAGACGTTGGTGGCCAAGGCGATCGCCGAGTTCTGCTACGAGGAGCTGCTCACCCCGACCACCGGGGCGGACCAGCAGCACCTCGACTTCCCCGCCGCCACCTACACCTTCACCGCCACCCGCGGCGCGTTCGGTGCCTGGCGGGTGGCCGAGGACTCGATCCGCCGCCAGGACCACGCGGCCGCGACCATCGCAGACGGTGGCCCGCCGAGCGTTCCGGCCGAGGACCCGCTGCTCTTCCTCACCGACGCCCGCACCGCCCTCGGCCTGGACGGCCCCACCCTGGCCGAGGCCCTGCGCGACCTCACCGCCACCTGGACCGCCGACGCCCACCTGCTGGCCACCCAGCCCACCGCGGCCGGCCTGGCCGAGTTGTCCTACGCCGAACTGGAGTCCTGGCAACAGGGCCACCCCTGCATCCTGCTCAACAAGGGCCGCCTGGGCTTCTCCGCCGCCGACACCCGCCGCTACGCGCCCGAGCACCGCCAGCACTTCCGCCTGCCCTGGCTCGCCGTGCACCGGGAGCTGGCCGCCTTCGCCGCCGTGCCCGGCCTGAGCGCGGACACCCTGCTCGCCGAGGAGCTGGATCCCGCTACCCGCCAACGTTTCGCCGCTCGTCTGGAGCATCCGGCGGACTACGTCTGGCTGCCGGTGCACCCGTTCCACCTGGAGAACGCGGTCCGCCCGCTGTTCGCCCAGCAACTCGCCGAGGGCCGGATCGTGGAACTGGGCGAGGCCCCGGACCACTACCGCGCGCTGGCCTCGGTGCGCACCCTGGTCAACGTCGACCACCCGCACAAGCGCAACGTCAAGCTGGCCCTGCTGATCCGCAACACCCTGGTGTGGCGCGGCCTGCCCGCCGAGTCCGCGGCCCAGGCGCCCGAGGTCACCCGCTGGCTGCACCTGCTCCCGCACCGCGACCCGTACCTGGCCGGGCGGATGGACCTGCTCGGCGAGGTCGCCTCGGTCGCCGTGCACCACCCGGGTTTCGCCGCGGTCCCGGACGCGCCCTACCGCTACCACGAACTGCTCGGCGCGATCTGGCGCGAACCCGCGACCGGCTACCTGGCCGAGGGCGAACGCGCCCGCTCCCTGGCCACCCTGCTGCTGACCGGTGCCGACGGCCGGGCGCTGATCGCGGAACTCGTCGAGCGGTCCACCGCGGACGCCCGGACCTGGCTGGCCGCGTTCCTGCGCGCGGTGCTGCCCGGACTGCTGCACGCCTTGCACGGCAACGGGATCGCCTTCTGCCCGCACGGCGAGAACACCCTGGTGGTCTACGGCCCGGACGAACTGCCCCGGCGGATCATGCTCAAGGACTTCGCCGAGGACGTGAAGCTGCGCACCGAGGACCTGCCCGGCTACGCCGACCTCGCCGAGCCTGCCAAGGCTGTGCTGCTCCGGTGGCGGCCGGACCAGCTCGCGCACTCCATCCTGTCCGCCATGTTCACCGGCCACTTCCGTTTCCTCACCCCGATCCTGGACCGCCACCTTGGCGTCGGCGAGGACGAGTTCTGGGGCCTGGTGCGCGCCGAGCTGCTCGCCTACCGCGCCCGGTTCCCCGAACTGGCGGCCCAGCACGAGGAGTACGGGTTCACCGCGCCGGAGTTCGACCGGGTCAGCCTCAACCGCGAGCAGCTCACCGGCGGCGGTTTCCACGACCGGGCGGAGAAGGACGAGAACTTCGACGTCATCCACCGCACGGTGCGCAACCCGCTGTGCGCCAACACCTCTGCGCCCGTGGTCACCCCGCCGTCGGGATGA
- a CDS encoding IucA/IucC family protein, with protein sequence MAEPERTADAAAVQNLVRCWLREFPAECPAGDVLTLALPSLGVSVRVPLTYTSAVGWHRFGPVSLHTGAELDATTLAALLAFEAAARRQDTAVDTAGFVGRVVDSRNRVAQHLAVRAGVPEDAEPNPFLRAEQAAVLGHPLHPTPKSREGLSPAEAAAYSPELRGGFALHYFAADPSVVAEDSALGRPAHELFAELAGPDLRLPPGTVAVPAHPWQAREIRSRPSIRALLDQGLLHDLGPLGPQWTPTSSVRTLFRHDAPVMLKFSLGIRITNSKRENLRPELARGLQVHRLLDAGLAEAIAAAHPGFGIVRDPAWQAVTTPGSTAETGLEVVVRDSPFGTADRVGVVAGLIADRPDQPTGRSRLATIVQDLATRSGRPVEEIAGEWFDRYLEALIVPVLWLYATHGLGLEAHQQNTLLMLDEHGWPVGGRYRDNQGYYYSQTRSQRLYRWFPDVGKDLGTYCPDELIDERLGYYVGINNVLGMIGALGSAGLADERDLLATARRTLGRLYAEHGDDLRLAALLLDAPTLPCKGNLLTQAHGMDELVGPLESQSVYVPVPNPLAVPGAMA encoded by the coding sequence ATGGCGGAGCCGGAGCGCACTGCGGACGCGGCCGCGGTGCAGAACCTGGTGCGCTGCTGGCTGCGGGAGTTCCCGGCGGAGTGCCCGGCCGGGGACGTGCTGACGCTGGCGCTGCCCAGCCTCGGCGTCAGCGTGCGGGTCCCGCTGACCTACACCTCCGCGGTCGGCTGGCACCGCTTCGGCCCGGTCAGCCTGCACACCGGCGCCGAACTCGACGCCACCACCCTGGCTGCCCTGCTCGCCTTCGAGGCGGCCGCCCGCCGCCAGGACACCGCGGTGGACACCGCGGGCTTCGTCGGCCGGGTGGTCGACTCCCGCAACCGGGTCGCCCAGCACCTCGCGGTACGCGCCGGGGTGCCCGAGGACGCCGAGCCGAACCCGTTCCTGCGCGCCGAACAGGCCGCCGTGCTCGGCCACCCCCTGCACCCGACGCCGAAGAGCCGGGAGGGCCTGAGCCCGGCCGAGGCCGCCGCCTACTCCCCCGAGCTGCGCGGCGGTTTCGCACTGCACTACTTCGCCGCCGATCCGTCCGTCGTGGCCGAGGACTCCGCGCTGGGCCGCCCGGCGCACGAGCTGTTCGCCGAACTGGCAGGCCCGGACCTGCGGCTGCCGCCCGGCACCGTCGCGGTACCCGCGCACCCTTGGCAGGCAAGGGAGATCCGCAGCCGACCGAGCATCCGCGCGCTGCTGGACCAGGGCCTGCTGCACGATCTCGGCCCGCTCGGTCCACAGTGGACACCGACCTCCTCGGTACGCACCCTGTTCCGCCACGACGCCCCGGTGATGCTCAAGTTCTCCCTTGGCATCCGGATCACCAACTCCAAACGGGAGAACCTGCGCCCGGAACTGGCCCGCGGCCTCCAGGTGCACCGGCTCCTGGACGCCGGTCTGGCCGAGGCCATCGCCGCCGCGCACCCCGGCTTCGGCATCGTCCGCGACCCCGCCTGGCAGGCCGTCACCACCCCCGGCTCGACCGCGGAAACCGGCCTAGAGGTGGTGGTCCGGGACAGCCCGTTCGGCACCGCGGACCGGGTCGGCGTGGTCGCCGGACTCATCGCCGACCGCCCCGACCAGCCCACCGGCCGCTCCCGGCTCGCCACCATCGTGCAAGACCTGGCCACCCGCTCCGGCCGCCCGGTCGAGGAGATCGCCGGCGAATGGTTCGACCGGTACCTGGAAGCCCTGATCGTCCCGGTGCTCTGGCTCTACGCCACCCACGGCCTCGGCCTGGAGGCGCACCAGCAGAACACCCTGCTGATGCTGGACGAACACGGCTGGCCGGTCGGCGGCCGCTACCGGGACAACCAGGGCTACTACTACTCACAGACCCGCAGCCAACGGCTGTACCGGTGGTTCCCGGACGTCGGCAAGGACCTGGGCACTTACTGCCCGGACGAGCTGATCGACGAACGCCTGGGTTACTACGTCGGCATCAACAACGTCCTGGGCATGATCGGCGCCCTGGGCTCGGCCGGCCTGGCCGACGAACGCGACCTGCTCGCCACCGCCCGCCGCACCCTCGGCCGCCTCTACGCCGAACACGGCGACGACCTCCGCCTGGCCGCCCTGCTGCTGGACGCCCCGACCTTGCCCTGCAAGGGAAACCTGCTCACCCAGGCACACGGCATGGACGAACTGGTCGGTCCGCTGGAATCGCAGTCGGTGTACGTGCCGGTGCCCAATCCGCTGGCGGTGCCGGGAGCGATGGCATGA
- a CDS encoding ArsR/SmtB family transcription factor, translating to MTSTELAAFAGLLADPTRAAICLALLDGRAWTAGELAAHAKVAASTATEHLNRLLSGGLLTERRQGRHRYVQLADARTAELLEGLVAHLNPAPQRPSGLRASTAAAALARGRTCYDHLAGRLGVAITDAMTSTGLLTQADGLGVTPAGRSWLTTELGADLSCPTGRPLVRACLDWTERRTHLAGAAGAQLCQRFRDRGWLKPVGSGRAVRLTPAGERAVADLLGLDPAQLV from the coding sequence ATGACCTCGACCGAGCTGGCCGCCTTCGCCGGGCTGCTCGCCGACCCCACCCGGGCCGCGATCTGCCTCGCCCTGCTCGACGGCCGGGCCTGGACCGCCGGTGAACTGGCCGCGCACGCCAAGGTCGCCGCCTCCACCGCCACCGAACACCTCAACCGCCTCCTGTCCGGCGGCCTGCTGACCGAACGCCGACAGGGCCGCCACCGGTACGTGCAACTCGCCGACGCGCGCACCGCCGAACTCCTGGAAGGTCTCGTTGCCCACCTCAACCCCGCCCCGCAGCGCCCGTCGGGCCTGCGTGCCAGCACCGCCGCGGCCGCCCTGGCCCGTGGCCGCACCTGCTACGACCACCTGGCCGGACGGCTCGGGGTGGCGATTACCGACGCCATGACCAGCACCGGCCTGCTGACCCAGGCCGACGGTCTCGGTGTCACCCCGGCCGGCCGGAGCTGGCTGACCACCGAACTGGGCGCCGACCTGTCCTGTCCCACCGGGCGACCCCTGGTCCGGGCCTGCCTGGACTGGACCGAGCGCCGCACCCACCTGGCCGGCGCGGCCGGAGCCCAGCTCTGTCAACGGTTCCGCGACCGCGGCTGGCTCAAGCCGGTCGGCAGCGGCCGCGCGGTCCGCCTCACCCCGGCGGGCGAACGCGCCGTGGCCGACCTGCTCGGCCTGGACCCGGCTCAGCTCGTCTGA
- a CDS encoding alanine racemase, translating into MDLPISAEGRPALAATDLPPHIRAELLARAGDPLAPVSGYVYDPAVAAERVRGLRAALPGWAKVCYAVKANTYRPLLAAMAPHLDGFEVSSAAEADLARAVSPTALLVSSGPGKTLPTLNRLLHNNIGVVNVESRLELARLNQAAGLAGRRVAVTIRVNPKWVEVAGSLTMGGAATVFGLPEDEVPAALGAAAALPNLDVVGFHVHAVCQNMDAVAHAAYVRWCLEWSAATAAEHGVQLRAVGVGGGIGVPFEGGPEFDTMEFCELLGQIEPPSGVDVVFEPGRWCVTDAGWYAAEVVDVKHAYGTWFAVLRGGINHFQLPTSWDIRHPFAVLPVDTWPVDWPRPEAVDVPVTVVGELCTPEDTLARDFHVSRVRAGDLVVFPMAGSYGYEFAMPNFLGHPPADRRTVSADGTGQTS; encoded by the coding sequence GTGGACCTGCCGATCTCCGCCGAAGGCCGCCCCGCGCTCGCCGCGACGGACCTGCCACCGCACATCCGGGCCGAGCTGCTCGCCCGCGCCGGGGATCCGCTGGCGCCGGTGAGCGGCTACGTCTACGACCCGGCGGTGGCCGCCGAGCGGGTGCGCGGGTTGCGTGCCGCGCTGCCCGGGTGGGCCAAGGTGTGTTACGCGGTCAAGGCCAACACCTACCGCCCGCTGCTGGCGGCGATGGCCCCGCACCTGGACGGCTTCGAGGTGTCCTCGGCCGCCGAAGCCGACCTGGCACGGGCGGTGTCCCCGACGGCGCTGCTGGTCTCCTCCGGCCCAGGGAAGACCTTGCCGACGTTGAACAGACTGCTGCACAACAACATCGGCGTGGTCAACGTGGAGAGCCGGTTGGAGCTGGCCCGGCTGAACCAGGCAGCCGGGCTGGCCGGGAGACGGGTCGCGGTGACCATCCGGGTCAACCCGAAGTGGGTCGAGGTGGCCGGTTCACTGACCATGGGCGGCGCCGCCACGGTCTTCGGCCTCCCGGAGGATGAGGTCCCCGCGGCCCTTGGCGCGGCCGCCGCGCTGCCGAACCTGGACGTCGTGGGTTTCCACGTGCATGCCGTCTGTCAGAACATGGACGCGGTCGCCCACGCCGCCTATGTCCGGTGGTGCCTGGAGTGGAGCGCGGCCACGGCGGCCGAGCACGGAGTCCAGCTGCGCGCCGTCGGGGTGGGTGGCGGGATCGGGGTGCCCTTCGAGGGCGGTCCCGAGTTCGACACTATGGAGTTTTGTGAGCTACTGGGCCAGATAGAACCTCCTTCCGGGGTGGACGTGGTCTTCGAGCCCGGCCGGTGGTGCGTCACCGACGCCGGGTGGTACGCGGCCGAGGTGGTCGACGTCAAACACGCCTACGGCACCTGGTTCGCCGTGCTGCGCGGTGGCATCAACCACTTCCAGCTACCCACCTCCTGGGACATCCGGCATCCGTTCGCCGTGCTCCCGGTGGACACCTGGCCGGTGGACTGGCCGCGGCCGGAAGCGGTGGACGTGCCGGTGACGGTGGTGGGCGAGTTGTGCACGCCGGAGGACACGCTGGCGCGGGACTTCCACGTGTCGCGGGTGCGCGCGGGTGATCTGGTGGTGTTCCCGATGGCCGGGTCGTACGGCTACGAGTTCGCGATGCCGAACTTCCTCGGCCATCCGCCCGCCGACCGGCGGACCGTGTCCGCGGACGGGACAGGTCAGACGAGCTGA
- a CDS encoding VOC family protein → MTVPFPAKSFMPEGYHTVTPWIIGPHTAELIDWLGLVFGATELGRVQDEQTGAIGHAEVRIGDSVVMLFDSRPHWPATPAHLRLYLEDADAVHAKAVAAGAESVTEMTYLFFGDRVGRVRDPFGNLWWLHTRIEDLPEDEVYRRMQLPEFIEAMRYVSGSDLIIPTAG, encoded by the coding sequence ATGACGGTTCCGTTCCCCGCCAAGAGCTTCATGCCCGAGGGCTACCACACCGTGACGCCGTGGATCATCGGCCCGCACACCGCGGAGCTGATCGATTGGCTGGGCCTGGTGTTCGGCGCGACCGAGCTGGGCCGGGTGCAGGACGAGCAGACCGGCGCGATCGGGCACGCCGAGGTGCGCATCGGCGATTCGGTCGTCATGCTCTTCGACTCCCGGCCGCACTGGCCTGCCACCCCGGCGCACCTGCGGCTCTACCTGGAGGACGCGGATGCCGTGCACGCCAAGGCGGTGGCCGCGGGCGCGGAGTCGGTCACCGAGATGACCTACCTGTTCTTCGGCGACCGGGTCGGCCGGGTGCGGGACCCGTTCGGCAACCTGTGGTGGCTGCACACCCGGATCGAGGACCTGCCCGAGGACGAGGTGTACCGGCGCATGCAGCTGCCGGAGTTCATCGAGGCGATGCGGTACGTGTCCGGCTCGGACCTGATCATCCCGACGGCGGGGTGA